In a single window of the Bombus affinis isolate iyBomAffi1 unplaced genomic scaffold, iyBomAffi1.2 ctg00000059.1, whole genome shotgun sequence genome:
- the LOC126926817 gene encoding uncharacterized protein LOC126926817: MARDLYGQLLTTEHRTHAASERANDLWCHQCDTMEDGERCANLTGNFTTFGHKCTGDKRTCMVKRFSYTTSTEDSTSSPQTWSVERKCTNKCDSGCIVVGERTKLSACTTCCEKSFCNIGTGAANDLTIRGIDLFLALVLQITLTIIMYPS, encoded by the exons atggcgagggatctgtatg gccaactgttaactacggaacatcgaactcacgcagcgtcggaacgagcaaacgatttatggtgtcatcagtgtgatacaatggaagatggagagagatgcgccaatctgaccggaaacttcaccactttcgggcacaagtgcactggtgataaaaggacctgtatg gtaaagcgattttcttatactaccagcaccgaagattcaacgtctagtccacaaacttggtcggtggagagaaagtgtactaacaaatgcgactccggatgtatagtggtcggtgaacgaacaaaactctccgcttgcaccacttgctgcgagaaatcgttttgcaatatcggtaccggtgctgcgaacgatctgacgataagagggatcgatctgtttctagctttagtattacaaattacattaacaattatcatgtatccgtcctga